A region from the Aeromicrobium choanae genome encodes:
- a CDS encoding RNA polymerase sigma factor produces the protein MTDDALVSAAKRGEQEAWRALYVEHAGRLVAWLRTRPTGDSAAAPEDVAAEAWFVAASKVAEFEGTSSDFGGWIFGIARRISATSRRTWQRRNTRPTEGEELALEPVPDHGPDVAHQEWLRAVLAGLPPRERAAVGLVDGLGMDPRTAAEVLGISAVALRVARHRGLRRLAGGSSVRASLEAIPDVAPGI, from the coding sequence ATGACTGACGACGCCCTCGTCTCAGCGGCCAAGCGCGGCGAGCAGGAGGCGTGGCGCGCGCTCTACGTCGAGCACGCGGGCCGGCTGGTCGCGTGGCTGCGCACCCGGCCCACCGGCGACTCCGCGGCCGCGCCCGAGGACGTCGCGGCCGAGGCCTGGTTCGTCGCCGCCAGCAAGGTCGCGGAGTTCGAGGGCACGTCGTCCGACTTCGGCGGTTGGATCTTCGGCATCGCGCGCCGGATCAGCGCCACCTCGCGACGCACGTGGCAGCGTCGCAACACCCGTCCGACCGAGGGGGAGGAGCTGGCGCTCGAGCCGGTTCCCGACCACGGCCCTGACGTCGCCCACCAGGAGTGGCTCCGTGCCGTCCTGGCGGGCCTGCCGCCCCGCGAGCGCGCGGCCGTGGGCCTCGTGGACGGACTCGGCATGGATCCGCGCACGGCCGCGGAGGTGCTGGGCATCAGCGCGGTCGCGCTGCGCGTGGCACGGCACCGCGGCCTGCGCCGGCTCGCAGGAGGTTCGTCGGTGCGGGCCTCCCTCGAGGCGATCCCGGACGTGGCGCCCGGGATCTGA
- a CDS encoding TetR/AcrR family transcriptional regulator: MSRRDSLANAERILAAVQRLWAEDAAPSMEQIAAEAGVGVATVYRHFPNRAALESAVFARIFAEELLPLVDGAEAEDADLLDVAAHFVEVIGRYAPVLSEVGASQVTDEALEVLAEPFVDLLRRGQLRGVLRRDLEPVDLYWLLRMIVLGLNSPVATATVRRRYLAMLLPALSPEAEGELPPLSDEDYESLGAPPERRQPPLDAD, from the coding sequence GTGTCACGACGTGACTCGCTCGCCAACGCCGAGCGCATCCTCGCCGCGGTCCAGCGCCTCTGGGCCGAGGACGCCGCGCCCTCGATGGAGCAGATCGCGGCCGAGGCGGGTGTCGGCGTCGCCACGGTCTACCGGCACTTCCCGAACCGCGCCGCCCTCGAGAGCGCCGTGTTCGCGCGGATCTTCGCCGAGGAGCTGCTGCCGCTCGTGGACGGTGCCGAGGCGGAGGACGCCGACCTGCTCGACGTGGCCGCCCACTTCGTCGAGGTGATCGGCCGCTACGCGCCCGTGCTGAGCGAGGTGGGCGCCAGCCAGGTCACCGACGAGGCGCTCGAGGTGCTCGCCGAGCCGTTCGTCGACCTGCTGCGACGCGGCCAGCTGAGGGGGGTCCTGCGACGCGACCTGGAGCCGGTCGACCTCTACTGGCTGCTGCGGATGATCGTGCTGGGCCTCAACTCGCCGGTCGCCACCGCGACGGTCCGCCGCCGCTACCTCGCGATGCTGCTGCCCGCGCTGTCGCCCGAGGCCGAGGGCGAGCTGCCGCCGCTCTCGGACGAGGACTACGAGAGCCTCGGCGCCCCGCCCGAACGTCGCCAGCCCCCGCTCGACGCCGACTAG
- a CDS encoding helix-turn-helix domain-containing protein, giving the protein MSEGTRFMTVAEVADQIRVSKMTVYRLVHSGELEAVRVGRSFRVPEHAVEELLQKSFYQAG; this is encoded by the coding sequence ATGTCTGAGGGAACCCGCTTCATGACCGTTGCCGAGGTCGCGGACCAGATCCGTGTCTCGAAGATGACGGTGTACCGGCTCGTGCATTCCGGCGAGCTCGAAGCCGTGCGTGTCGGCCGTTCCTTCCGTGTGCCTGAGCACGCGGTCGAGGAGCTGCTGCAGAAGTCGTTCTACCAAGCCGGCTGA
- a CDS encoding MMPL family transporter — MSTLLYRWGKSAFAHPFRFLGAWLVLLVVIVGSIAVNAPKLSSEVTINGVPAQEVLEQLEREMPAAAGGAGQIVYRAPEGTTFFDEASAAPLAQSMQGIYEDDNVVNPLDLAGSEQAQAAAQEQMAGQVRAAQQAIAAAQAGRELDQPVPLVVGGELVPGVTISPDGTVAMAQFQFAKQTIDLPAGAIEEVLDRAEAPLEGTDVEVLPGASLQELPEVAGAGEAVGIVVAAIVLFLVLGSVVAAGLPLATALLGVGVGVGGAYALGHFYDLGSMSVVLGLMLGLAVGIDYALFIVNRQRRLIMRERLSAHEATGRAVGTAGSAVFFAGTTVVIALAALTVIGISLLTTMAIIATATVAVAVLVALTALPALLGLVNERIVSAKAREKFEEREAAGVDHATARRWATFLSKHRFIASGAVILTTLVIAIPALDMRLGLPSSENYNSGTDQRESYETVSEAFGEGLNGPLLVVLSSRDDQPVDQEAAGAVLAELGQVKDVASASAAGMSEDGRTVLVSLIPREGPTDPSTETLVHALRDASTEFEATYAIDLGVTGQTAMGIDIAEKMSEVMPIYLGIVVLLSLIVLTIVFRSIIVPLKATAGFLLTILATLGATTAVFQWGWLNGLFGLDSTGPVMAMLPILVTGIAYGLAMDYQVFLVSSMRESWVHGHSGRESVIDGFAHSSRVVVAAAVIMTAVFAGFIFNGDPMIKQIGFALAVAIAIDAFLVRMTLVPALMAMFGDRAWRLPAWLDRLLPDLDIEGDQLLKRLGAKDS; from the coding sequence GTGTCGACTCTCCTGTACCGCTGGGGCAAGTCCGCCTTCGCCCACCCGTTCCGCTTCCTCGGCGCCTGGCTCGTGCTGCTCGTCGTCATCGTCGGGTCGATCGCGGTCAACGCGCCGAAGCTCAGCAGTGAGGTGACCATCAACGGCGTCCCCGCGCAGGAGGTGCTGGAGCAGCTCGAGCGCGAGATGCCGGCCGCCGCGGGTGGCGCCGGCCAGATCGTCTACCGCGCGCCGGAGGGCACCACCTTCTTCGACGAGGCGTCCGCCGCTCCCCTGGCCCAGTCGATGCAGGGGATCTACGAGGACGACAACGTCGTGAACCCGCTCGACCTCGCCGGCTCGGAGCAGGCGCAGGCCGCCGCGCAGGAGCAGATGGCCGGGCAGGTCCGGGCCGCCCAGCAGGCCATCGCGGCCGCGCAGGCCGGCCGCGAGCTCGACCAGCCCGTGCCGCTCGTCGTCGGCGGCGAGCTGGTGCCCGGTGTGACGATCTCGCCGGACGGCACCGTCGCCATGGCGCAGTTCCAGTTCGCCAAGCAGACGATCGACCTCCCCGCGGGTGCCATCGAGGAGGTCCTCGACCGCGCAGAGGCGCCCCTGGAGGGCACCGACGTGGAGGTCCTGCCCGGGGCCTCGCTGCAGGAGCTGCCCGAAGTGGCCGGAGCCGGCGAGGCCGTCGGCATCGTCGTCGCGGCGATCGTGCTCTTCCTCGTCCTGGGCTCCGTCGTGGCCGCCGGCCTGCCGCTCGCGACCGCACTGCTCGGCGTCGGCGTGGGCGTCGGTGGCGCCTACGCGCTGGGCCACTTCTACGACCTCGGCTCGATGAGCGTCGTGCTCGGTCTCATGCTGGGCCTGGCCGTCGGCATCGACTACGCCCTCTTCATCGTCAACCGGCAGCGCCGCCTCATCATGCGTGAGCGCCTGAGCGCCCACGAGGCCACCGGTCGCGCGGTCGGCACCGCCGGCAGTGCCGTGTTCTTCGCCGGCACCACCGTCGTCATCGCCCTCGCGGCGCTCACGGTCATCGGCATCAGCCTCCTGACGACGATGGCGATCATCGCCACCGCGACCGTGGCCGTGGCCGTCCTCGTGGCGCTCACCGCCCTGCCGGCCCTGCTGGGCCTGGTCAACGAGCGGATCGTGTCGGCCAAGGCGCGCGAGAAGTTCGAGGAGCGCGAGGCCGCCGGCGTCGACCACGCCACCGCACGCCGCTGGGCGACCTTCCTGTCCAAGCACCGCTTCATCGCCTCGGGCGCCGTCATCCTGACGACCCTCGTCATCGCGATCCCCGCGCTCGACATGCGCCTGGGCCTGCCCTCGAGCGAGAACTACAACTCCGGCACCGACCAGCGCGAGAGCTACGAGACGGTCAGCGAGGCGTTCGGCGAGGGACTCAACGGTCCCCTGCTCGTGGTGCTGTCGTCACGCGACGACCAGCCCGTCGACCAGGAGGCCGCGGGCGCCGTCCTGGCCGAGCTCGGCCAGGTGAAGGACGTCGCCTCGGCGTCGGCCGCCGGCATGAGCGAGGACGGCCGCACGGTGCTCGTCTCGCTGATCCCTCGTGAGGGCCCGACCGATCCGTCCACCGAGACGCTCGTGCACGCCCTGCGCGACGCGTCGACCGAGTTCGAGGCGACATACGCCATCGACCTCGGCGTGACCGGCCAGACCGCCATGGGCATCGACATCGCCGAGAAGATGAGCGAGGTCATGCCGATCTACCTGGGCATCGTCGTGCTGCTGTCGCTCATCGTCCTGACGATCGTGTTCCGCTCGATCATCGTGCCGCTCAAGGCCACGGCGGGCTTCCTGCTGACGATCCTGGCCACGCTCGGCGCCACCACCGCCGTGTTCCAGTGGGGCTGGCTGAACGGCCTCTTCGGGCTCGACTCGACCGGCCCGGTGATGGCGATGCTCCCGATCCTGGTCACGGGCATCGCCTACGGCCTGGCGATGGACTACCAGGTGTTCCTGGTGTCGTCGATGCGCGAGTCGTGGGTCCACGGCCACAGCGGCCGCGAGTCGGTGATCGACGGATTCGCCCACTCCAGCCGTGTGGTCGTCGCCGCCGCGGTCATCATGACGGCCGTGTTCGCCGGCTTCATCTTCAACGGCGACCCGATGATCAAGCAGATCGGCTTCGCCCTGGCGGTCGCGATCGCGATCGACGCGTTCCTCGTGCGCATGACGCTCGTGCCCGCGCTGATGGCGATGTTCGGCGACCGCGCCTGGCGCCTGCCGGCATGGCTCGACCGCCTGCTCCCCGACCTGGACATCGAGGGCGACCAGCTGCTCAAGCGCCTCGGCGCGAAGGACTCCTGA
- a CDS encoding lysophospholipid acyltransferase family protein has translation MKDDLKGIGTSGRAGRGNGSTSPSRAARTLAGPAAKKAAAKKATPARKSAAKKAGSGTKPTSAAQAEAATSAAAKSAATSPAKKAAKKTTKKAPAAKKPADPPRQPTVEPEETAPGPQRERHLHAVPEDEAPRQEPPREATADIDPEDVAAAFAEGARRLMGTDWQVKIVDIVGNLRRRLSGGYEVDEFGLDPEVLDLLTHLVEPLAESWFRLEVRGVENIPTDGGALLVANHSGTVPVDGLITGYAVRKHTGRPIRPLGADLVFRLPYVGQIARKMGATLACAEDAERLLTSGELAAVWPEGFKGVGKPFSERYKLQRFGRGGFVSSAMRAQVPIIPVSIVGAEEIYPLIGNIPSLARLLGLPYIPITPFFPLLGPLGLIPLPSKWIIEFGEPVRTDAYPPESADDPMLLFNVTDQVRETIQQTLYSLLVERGNPFV, from the coding sequence ATGAAGGACGACCTCAAGGGCATCGGCACCTCGGGACGCGCGGGTCGCGGCAACGGCTCCACGTCGCCCTCGCGAGCCGCACGCACGCTCGCCGGGCCCGCCGCCAAGAAGGCCGCGGCGAAGAAGGCGACACCGGCCAGGAAGTCCGCTGCCAAGAAGGCGGGCTCGGGCACCAAGCCCACCTCGGCCGCCCAGGCCGAGGCGGCCACCTCCGCCGCCGCCAAGAGCGCCGCCACCAGCCCCGCCAAGAAGGCGGCGAAGAAGACGACGAAGAAGGCGCCGGCCGCGAAGAAGCCGGCGGATCCGCCGCGGCAGCCCACGGTCGAGCCCGAGGAGACCGCACCGGGTCCCCAGCGCGAGCGCCACCTGCACGCCGTGCCCGAGGACGAGGCTCCCCGTCAGGAGCCGCCCCGCGAGGCCACGGCCGACATCGACCCCGAGGACGTGGCCGCGGCCTTCGCCGAGGGAGCTCGCCGGCTGATGGGCACCGACTGGCAGGTGAAGATCGTCGACATCGTCGGCAACCTGCGCCGCCGGCTCTCGGGCGGCTACGAGGTGGACGAGTTCGGCCTCGACCCCGAGGTGCTCGACCTGCTGACCCACCTCGTCGAGCCGCTGGCCGAGAGCTGGTTCCGCCTCGAGGTGCGCGGTGTCGAGAACATCCCCACCGACGGTGGCGCCCTGCTGGTGGCGAACCACTCAGGCACCGTGCCGGTCGACGGACTGATCACCGGCTACGCCGTGCGCAAGCACACGGGCCGGCCGATCCGTCCGCTCGGCGCCGATCTCGTGTTCCGGCTGCCCTACGTCGGCCAGATCGCGCGCAAGATGGGCGCCACCCTCGCGTGCGCCGAGGACGCCGAGCGGCTGCTGACCTCCGGTGAGCTCGCCGCGGTGTGGCCCGAGGGCTTCAAGGGCGTGGGCAAGCCGTTCAGCGAGCGCTACAAGCTGCAGCGCTTCGGTCGCGGCGGGTTCGTCTCGTCCGCGATGCGCGCGCAGGTGCCGATCATCCCGGTGTCGATCGTCGGTGCCGAGGAGATCTACCCGCTGATCGGCAACATCCCCTCGCTCGCCCGGCTGCTGGGGCTGCCGTACATCCCCATCACGCCGTTCTTCCCGCTGCTCGGCCCGCTCGGGCTGATCCCGCTGCCGAGCAAGTGGATCATCGAGTTCGGTGAGCCGGTGCGCACCGACGCCTACCCACCCGAGTCGGCCGACGACCCGATGCTGCTGTTCAACGTCACCGACCAGGTCCGCGAGACGATCCAGCAGACGCTGTACTCCTTGCTGGTCGAGCGCGGCAATCCCTTCGTCTGA
- a CDS encoding NAD-dependent epimerase/dehydratase family protein has translation MTGVVLVTGAATPGVALAARRIAEAGDARVVAVDTTLPTDDLGSVKFVRADIRTPVISKVLAVEDVDTVVHMDLAPMRSRGGGSATKEINVIGTMQVLAACQRSDTVQRVVLASSAAVYGASPRDPAVFTESATARGGTKSGFAKDIVEVEGYTRGFARRRPDVTVTTLRMAQWLSPHFPTVLGMYFSNPVLPVPMGFDARLQLLHPQDALEVVAMAALSDRPGTFNVAGDGILMLTQAARIMGKPTIPLPPLGFGSVLRRMVHYMGSDVSPGVHRLLTYGRVLDTTALHEIFGYSPRHTTRETFEWYAETARPGLLHSWGITG, from the coding sequence ATGACCGGGGTCGTCCTCGTCACGGGCGCGGCCACGCCGGGCGTGGCTCTCGCCGCGAGGCGCATCGCTGAAGCTGGTGATGCCAGGGTCGTCGCAGTCGACACGACCTTGCCCACCGACGATCTCGGGTCAGTCAAATTCGTGCGTGCGGACATCCGCACGCCGGTCATCTCCAAGGTTCTTGCCGTCGAGGACGTCGACACCGTGGTCCACATGGACCTGGCGCCGATGCGATCGCGCGGGGGCGGCAGTGCCACCAAGGAGATCAACGTCATCGGCACGATGCAGGTGCTCGCCGCGTGCCAGCGTTCCGACACCGTCCAGCGCGTCGTGCTCGCCAGCAGTGCTGCCGTGTACGGCGCGTCTCCGCGCGATCCCGCGGTGTTCACCGAGTCCGCCACGGCACGCGGCGGCACGAAGTCCGGCTTCGCCAAGGACATCGTCGAGGTCGAGGGCTACACGCGCGGCTTCGCGCGCCGTCGCCCCGACGTCACGGTCACCACGCTGCGCATGGCGCAGTGGCTCTCGCCGCACTTCCCCACCGTGCTGGGAATGTACTTCTCCAACCCCGTGCTGCCGGTCCCCATGGGCTTCGACGCCCGGTTGCAGCTGCTGCACCCCCAGGACGCACTCGAGGTCGTTGCCATGGCCGCGCTGTCCGACCGGCCGGGCACCTTCAACGTGGCGGGCGACGGCATCCTCATGCTCACCCAGGCGGCCCGGATCATGGGCAAGCCCACGATTCCGCTGCCGCCGCTGGGCTTCGGCTCGGTGCTGCGCCGGATGGTGCACTACATGGGCTCGGACGTGTCGCCGGGCGTCCACCGCCTGCTGACGTACGGCCGGGTGCTGGACACCACCGCCCTGCACGAGATCTTCGGCTACAGTCCCCGGCACACGACGCGCGAGACCTTCGAGTGGTACGCCGAGACGGCGCGCCCGGGCCTGCTGCACTCATGGGGGATCACGGGATGA
- a CDS encoding HAD family hydrolase, with protein sequence MSPRRPHDAPLNLQSRSILAGQAAAAAAEVEQALAQPADPTAAAFFDVDNTIMQGASIFLLARGLHRREFFTTRDIARAAWQQAYFKYVGVEDPQHIEQARNAALQFIAGHEVSELEEIGEEVFDEYMAAKIWPGTRAMAQWHLDRGQRVWLMTAAPVEIAQVIARRLGLTGGLGTVAEHVDGVYTGRLVGDMLHGEGKAIAVRALAESEGLDLERCYAYSDSSNDIPMLSLVGHPCAVNPDGALHSHAKANGWLVRDYRTGRKVVAASAKAGAAAALATTVWLLGRLLVRRLRRS encoded by the coding sequence ATGTCTCCGCGCCGACCGCACGACGCCCCGCTCAACCTGCAGTCGCGCTCGATCCTGGCCGGTCAGGCGGCGGCCGCCGCGGCCGAGGTGGAGCAGGCACTCGCGCAGCCCGCCGACCCCACCGCCGCCGCGTTCTTCGACGTGGACAACACGATCATGCAGGGGGCCTCGATCTTCCTGCTCGCGCGCGGCCTGCACCGACGCGAGTTCTTCACGACCCGCGACATCGCCCGCGCGGCCTGGCAGCAGGCCTACTTCAAGTACGTCGGCGTCGAGGACCCCCAGCACATCGAGCAGGCCCGCAACGCCGCCCTGCAGTTCATCGCCGGCCACGAGGTCAGCGAATTGGAGGAGATCGGCGAGGAGGTCTTCGACGAGTACATGGCGGCCAAGATCTGGCCCGGCACCCGCGCGATGGCCCAGTGGCACCTCGACCGTGGCCAGCGGGTCTGGCTGATGACCGCGGCGCCGGTGGAGATCGCGCAGGTCATCGCCCGCCGCCTCGGCCTGACCGGCGGCCTGGGCACCGTGGCCGAGCACGTCGACGGCGTCTACACCGGACGGCTCGTCGGCGACATGCTCCACGGCGAGGGCAAGGCGATCGCCGTCCGCGCCCTGGCCGAGTCCGAGGGCCTCGACCTCGAGCGCTGCTACGCCTACTCCGACTCCTCCAACGACATTCCCATGCTGTCGCTCGTGGGGCACCCGTGCGCGGTCAACCCCGACGGGGCGCTGCACTCCCACGCCAAGGCCAACGGCTGGCTGGTGCGCGACTACCGCACCGGGCGGAAGGTGGTCGCTGCCAGCGCGAAGGCCGGCGCGGCGGCGGCCCTGGCGACGACCGTCTGGCTGCTCGGCCGGCTGCTCGTTCGGCGCCTGCGGCGCTCCTAG
- a CDS encoding 30S ribosomal protein bS22 yields the protein MGSVIKKRRKRMSKKKHRKMLKRTRVQRRRLGK from the coding sequence GTGGGTTCTGTCATCAAGAAGCGCCGCAAGCGGATGTCGAAGAAGAAGCACCGCAAGATGCTGAAGCGCACACGCGTGCAGCGCCGCCGTCTGGGCAAGTGA